A window from Elusimicrobiaceae bacterium encodes these proteins:
- a CDS encoding OmpA family protein, translating into MKKMMLLGVSVALLLTACTTPGKRTAIGAGGGAAVGALTGAVIANNTGGKSYQGAIYGALAGAAVGGALGNYYDKQAKELAAIADVTKVKDANGKTIRLVITLKNDILFETGNAALSSASVTTLNDLLRVLKKYPKNNIIVAGHADSTGSDAVNKPLSTQRAKAVYDYLIGNGLKTLSIQYVGYGSAQPVADNSTEAGRAKNRRVELLITANEKDIQ; encoded by the coding sequence ATGAAAAAAATGATGTTACTGGGCGTAAGCGTGGCATTATTGCTGACTGCTTGCACCACCCCGGGTAAACGTACCGCTATCGGTGCGGGCGGCGGGGCGGCCGTAGGTGCTTTAACCGGAGCCGTAATCGCCAATAATACCGGCGGAAAAAGTTATCAGGGAGCCATCTATGGTGCCTTAGCAGGTGCTGCAGTCGGTGGTGCTTTGGGTAACTATTATGACAAACAAGCCAAAGAGTTAGCCGCCATTGCTGACGTAACCAAAGTCAAAGATGCAAACGGCAAAACGATTCGCTTAGTCATTACGTTGAAAAACGATATTTTATTTGAAACCGGTAATGCGGCCTTGTCTTCCGCTTCTGTGACCACGCTTAATGATTTATTGCGTGTGTTGAAGAAATATCCGAAAAACAATATCATCGTCGCCGGTCACGCCGATTCTACCGGCTCTGATGCGGTCAATAAGCCGCTTTCCACTCAACGTGCTAAAGCCGTATATGATTATTTAATCGGTAACGGTTTGAAAACCTTGAGCATTCAATACGTCGGTTATGGTTCTGCCCAACCGGTGGCTGACAACAGCACCGAAGCCGGCCGCGCCAAAAACCGCCGCGTGGAACTCTTGATTACCGCTAACGAAAAAGATATTCAATAA
- a CDS encoding phosphatase PAP2 family protein, giving the protein MDIEYLLWLQQFRNSIQDAWTPCLEMVSLFAVTYLVLLPTFIYWTVHKRNGLFTLTALHICVAFNAVLKLTVCAYRPWIRDPRVLPAGNAIETATGYSFPSGHTTTATPIYGGMAVGFWHSPRMRWAAVLCIIAILITGFSRNYLGVHTPQDVGVGLLLGVLSLWGTWKIFAYVDKHPEQENKFLLGGILFSALALLYITYKPYPLDYIDGKLLVDPQKMMNDGYKDIGALAAFCVARYIEKRWIGFEATGLNWKEIIWGIVGLIPLVLLIMFLQKYCILWMGPHWGRLVARGFIVLYIVALYPGWLKFIFHQRAK; this is encoded by the coding sequence ATGGATATTGAATACTTGTTGTGGCTACAACAATTTAGAAACAGCATCCAAGATGCTTGGACCCCGTGCTTGGAGATGGTTTCCTTGTTTGCGGTAACTTATTTGGTGTTACTGCCTACATTTATTTATTGGACCGTTCATAAACGAAACGGTTTGTTCACGTTAACGGCGCTACATATCTGTGTGGCATTCAATGCCGTACTGAAATTAACCGTGTGCGCCTATCGTCCTTGGATACGGGACCCGCGGGTATTACCTGCCGGAAATGCCATTGAAACGGCGACGGGTTATTCTTTCCCCAGCGGACACACCACCACCGCTACTCCCATTTACGGCGGTATGGCAGTTGGTTTTTGGCATAGCCCCCGCATGCGTTGGGCGGCTGTTTTATGTATCATTGCCATTTTAATAACCGGATTTTCCCGTAACTATCTGGGAGTGCACACTCCGCAAGATGTGGGCGTAGGGCTGTTACTAGGAGTTCTCTCGTTGTGGGGCACGTGGAAAATATTTGCCTATGTGGACAAACATCCCGAGCAGGAAAATAAATTTTTATTGGGCGGAATTTTATTTTCCGCATTGGCCCTATTATACATCACCTACAAGCCTTATCCTTTAGATTATATCGACGGAAAACTATTGGTAGATCCGCAAAAAATGATGAATGACGGCTATAAAGATATTGGGGCCTTGGCGGCATTTTGTGTCGCACGCTACATTGAAAAACGCTGGATTGGTTTTGAGGCAACCGGCCTTAACTGGAAAGAAATTATTTGGGGAATAGTAGGGTTAATTCCTTTGGTGCTACTTATTATGTTTCTGCAGAAGTATTGCATCCTTTGGATGGGGCCGCATTGGGGAAGATTGGTGGCTCGGGGCTTTATTGTACTCTACATAGTGGCGCTTTATCCGGGATGGTTGAAATTTATTTTTCACCAACGCGCTAAATAG
- a CDS encoding ABC-F family ATP-binding cassette domain-containing protein produces the protein MIEIKDLSFHFGLRTLFEGANLLVPDGVKMGVVGLNGCGKSTLFKLITGELFPDGGKIDISRGTQLASVAQEIKDPSKKLLDFVLESDLEMTRLQHKLQQSDLSGEKLAEIYDRLDSLGVHSATARASAILSGLGFVNEDFERPLKEFSGGWQVRANLAATLYAPSNCLLLDEPTNHLDLETATWLENYLSKTEKTVLLISHDRHILNRLCDKIVHVEQSQLKVYNGNYDTYERTRQAEQEGARLAAAKHERVVAHLQSFVDRFRYKATKAKQAQSRLKMIEKLGEPPEVIKDPQVHFQFPSPSHLTQALITLEEAVAGYDDQPVLQHLTLRIEPDDRIALLGANGNGKSTLAKVLSHRLLLMSGRMTIAKKIKIAYFSQHQTEELDLEKTPFEMLAGLMPPGTSETQIRAQLGAFGLNKSKSDTVIGKLSGGEKSRLLLAIITKDAPHLLILDEPTNHLDILSRQALLEALNHYEGAVVLITHDLHVIEMACDTLWLVKGGTCQIYRGDLEDYKASLLKKNDKGSSAASDKENSAETRRKNAAARRALLAPLKKEIRELDKKLEKLNARKQELENLLVQRYDADNSIELALLGDQISNAEERWLFLNQQCEDVLAGKEEAL, from the coding sequence GTGATAGAAATTAAGGATTTATCTTTTCATTTTGGGTTACGCACCTTGTTTGAAGGGGCGAATCTGCTTGTGCCCGACGGCGTGAAAATGGGTGTCGTGGGGCTCAACGGATGCGGTAAATCTACCTTATTTAAGCTGATCACCGGCGAACTCTTTCCGGACGGTGGGAAAATCGATATTTCACGCGGAACACAGCTGGCCAGCGTGGCGCAGGAAATTAAAGATCCGTCCAAAAAATTACTAGATTTTGTATTGGAATCTGACTTAGAAATGACCCGTTTGCAACACAAATTGCAACAATCTGATCTTTCCGGTGAAAAGTTAGCCGAAATTTATGATCGGTTAGATAGTTTGGGGGTGCACTCGGCTACGGCCCGGGCCAGTGCCATTTTAAGCGGTTTGGGATTTGTCAATGAAGATTTTGAACGCCCGCTGAAAGAATTTTCCGGCGGATGGCAAGTGCGCGCCAATTTAGCCGCCACTTTATATGCACCGAGCAACTGTTTACTACTCGACGAGCCCACCAACCATTTGGATTTAGAAACGGCCACGTGGCTGGAGAATTATCTTTCTAAGACGGAAAAAACCGTACTTCTTATCAGCCATGACCGCCATATTTTAAATCGCTTATGCGATAAAATCGTACACGTAGAGCAAAGCCAGCTCAAAGTATATAACGGCAATTATGATACCTATGAGCGCACGCGGCAGGCCGAGCAGGAAGGGGCGCGTTTGGCGGCAGCTAAACATGAGCGGGTCGTGGCGCATTTGCAAAGTTTTGTGGATCGTTTCCGTTATAAAGCGACCAAAGCCAAACAAGCTCAAAGCCGCCTCAAAATGATTGAAAAATTGGGAGAGCCTCCGGAGGTAATTAAAGATCCGCAAGTGCATTTTCAGTTTCCTTCCCCAAGCCACTTGACGCAAGCCTTAATTACGCTGGAAGAAGCGGTGGCCGGATACGATGATCAACCGGTGTTGCAACATCTTACACTGCGTATTGAGCCCGATGACCGTATTGCTCTTTTAGGCGCAAACGGGAACGGAAAATCTACGCTTGCCAAGGTGTTGTCGCATCGCTTGTTACTAATGAGCGGGCGAATGACGATTGCCAAAAAAATCAAAATTGCTTATTTTTCCCAGCATCAGACGGAAGAATTAGATCTTGAAAAAACACCGTTTGAAATGTTGGCCGGTTTAATGCCACCGGGGACGAGCGAAACACAAATCCGTGCCCAACTGGGTGCGTTTGGCCTTAATAAATCCAAGTCGGATACCGTTATCGGCAAATTGTCCGGCGGGGAGAAAAGCCGTTTGCTCCTGGCAATCATTACCAAAGATGCCCCGCATTTGTTAATTTTAGACGAGCCCACCAACCATTTAGACATTTTATCGCGCCAAGCCTTGCTGGAAGCCTTAAATCACTATGAGGGGGCAGTGGTGTTAATCACGCACGATTTGCATGTGATAGAAATGGCTTGCGATACTTTGTGGCTGGTAAAGGGGGGCACGTGCCAGATTTATCGCGGAGATTTGGAGGACTATAAAGCCAGCCTTTTAAAGAAAAATGATAAGGGCTCCAGCGCTGCCAGCGACAAAGAAAACTCTGCCGAAACCCGCCGAAAAAATGCCGCTGCCAGGCGAGCTTTGCTGGCCCCGCTTAAAAAAGAAATCCGCGAACTGGATAAAAAATTGGAAAAATTAAACGCCCGTAAACAAGAGCTGGAAAATTTACTGGTGCAACGCTATGACGCCGATAACAGTATTGAGTTGGCCTTACTGGGAGATCAGATTTCAAACGCGGAAGAACGGTGGCTGTTTCTAAACCAACAATGTGAAGATGTTTTGGCCGGTAAAGAGGAGGCATTATGA
- a CDS encoding DEAD/DEAH box helicase, with protein MSAFDLLTPDLQVALKRLNITEPTQIQQSALPPVLQGRDVLATAQTGTGKTFAFLLPLITHLRARPESAALILSPTRELAQQTQAALESLVPPEELLSVLIIGGENIHKQYALLRRKPRLIIGTPGRIIDHILHKSIPLKNIAFLVLDEADRMLDMGFIPDVRKICTALPTPRQTLLFSATLPKEIEQLAGGLLVSPVRVQIGSVTRPVDLVVQQIIRLGTRERLGQLLTELESRRGQILIFVKSKHLADKLAKQLKQYGVKANALHGDLRQNRRRQVMEFFRTGTVPVLVATDVAARGLDVDGMTCVINYDLPQCPEDYIHRIGRTGRAGSVGTALSFILEEDDSKWKDIVRTCHLGKIAELTKGDRPLPKPKFVPDRGAAKPKKVSIQKEKSLPVVSSDKSRLEGKKTASAPSAAKKKPVPATVPAPDKSFGFAVMRVGRKKRQSGVSASQEKAAKHRRPFSFHFKKRRKK; from the coding sequence ATGAGCGCATTTGATTTATTAACCCCGGATTTACAAGTTGCCCTGAAACGTCTGAACATCACGGAACCGACGCAGATACAACAATCGGCTTTACCGCCGGTGCTTCAAGGGCGTGACGTGTTGGCTACCGCGCAAACCGGTACCGGAAAAACATTTGCTTTCCTCTTGCCGCTTATCACACATCTGCGTGCACGGCCTGAGAGTGCGGCGCTTATCTTATCTCCTACGCGCGAACTGGCACAACAGACCCAAGCAGCCTTGGAAAGCCTGGTACCGCCCGAAGAATTACTATCGGTGTTAATTATTGGCGGAGAAAATATACATAAACAATATGCACTACTGCGCCGAAAACCACGCCTGATTATCGGCACGCCGGGACGGATTATAGACCATATTCTGCATAAAAGCATTCCCCTCAAAAACATTGCTTTTTTAGTACTAGATGAAGCGGATCGGATGCTGGATATGGGGTTTATTCCGGATGTGCGAAAAATTTGCACGGCCTTACCAACCCCGCGCCAAACATTATTATTTTCAGCTACTTTGCCCAAAGAAATTGAGCAATTAGCGGGGGGACTTTTGGTAAGTCCGGTGCGCGTACAAATCGGCTCAGTGACTCGTCCGGTGGATTTAGTAGTACAGCAAATCATTCGTTTGGGTACGCGCGAGCGCTTGGGGCAATTACTCACGGAACTGGAAAGCCGCCGCGGACAGATTTTGATTTTCGTAAAAAGTAAACACTTGGCAGATAAACTGGCCAAACAACTTAAACAATATGGAGTAAAGGCCAATGCTTTGCACGGCGATTTGCGTCAAAACAGACGGCGGCAAGTAATGGAGTTTTTCCGCACAGGGACAGTGCCGGTGTTGGTGGCCACGGATGTGGCAGCCCGCGGGCTTGATGTGGACGGCATGACTTGTGTGATTAATTATGATTTGCCGCAATGTCCGGAAGATTATATCCACCGTATCGGACGCACCGGCCGGGCCGGCAGTGTGGGCACCGCCCTTTCCTTTATACTGGAGGAAGATGACAGTAAGTGGAAGGATATTGTGCGTACGTGCCATTTAGGGAAAATAGCGGAACTGACTAAGGGCGATCGCCCTTTACCAAAGCCCAAATTTGTGCCGGATAGGGGAGCTGCAAAACCCAAGAAAGTTTCGATTCAAAAAGAAAAATCCCTACCGGTTGTATCTTCTGATAAATCTCGTTTGGAAGGAAAGAAAACCGCTTCTGCGCCGTCCGCTGCCAAGAAGAAACCGGTGCCGGCAACGGTGCCAGCTCCCGATAAATCTTTTGGTTTTGCGGTGATGCGTGTGGGACGGAAAAAGAGACAATCCGGTGTTTCCGCTTCGCAAGAAAAAGCCGCCAAACATCGCCGACCGTTTTCTTTTCACTTCAAAAAACGCCGCAAAAAATAA
- a CDS encoding prepilin-type N-terminal cleavage/methylation domain-containing protein, translated as MFANKQGFTLIELMAVVLIIGILTAIAVPQYTKSIRRAEMMEGLTNGKTLLDSAVRFRSINSEVPTNFNQIDASFIGVDSFAGTEIDDGNFTYTLMSDRVRVTSNKGDYHLDFMYPTHNANGVYAPIACCPDTSWVCQSTAQASTTPTLPSGCREIK; from the coding sequence ATGTTTGCTAATAAACAAGGTTTTACTCTAATCGAATTAATGGCAGTGGTGCTGATTATCGGCATTCTGACTGCTATTGCCGTGCCGCAATATACCAAATCCATCCGCCGCGCAGAAATGATGGAAGGTTTAACAAACGGAAAGACCTTATTGGATTCAGCCGTTCGTTTCAGATCCATCAACAGCGAAGTCCCCACCAACTTTAATCAAATAGACGCTTCGTTTATCGGGGTTGATTCTTTCGCGGGCACTGAAATAGACGACGGCAATTTTACCTATACCTTAATGAGCGATCGCGTACGCGTTACCAGCAATAAAGGGGATTACCATTTAGACTTTATGTACCCTACGCATAATGCCAACGGCGTCTATGCACCGATTGCTTGTTGCCCGGACACCAGTTGGGTCTGTCAAAGTACCGCACAGGCAAGCACCACTCCTACGCTACCCAGCGGTTGCAGAGAAATTAAATAA
- the lpxI gene encoding UDP-2,3-diacylglucosamine diphosphatase LpxI (LpxI, functionally equivalent to LpxH, replaces it in LPS biosynthesis in a minority of bacteria.) has protein sequence MNNNEVLGIIAGEGKMPIYIAREAVQKGVRVVVAALKGNAKEEDFKGIAEVICSIRMGQLGAGISFFKKHQVSRVLMAGRVQHTSIFKNIMPDLRGAKFLASLKSMQTKHILSRVIEEFQKEGIEFVSSASFLERFMPPKGTLSRRTPTEEEQKAIAFGYKIAKTLSGLDIGLTCVVSQSAVIAVEGMEGTDACIRRAGELYKKSAEKKSCIAVVKVARPDQDNRFDLPVIGKGTISSLQESGLKLLAFEADKTLVLDLEEVIKIADQNGICLTAI, from the coding sequence ATGAATAATAATGAGGTATTAGGCATTATTGCCGGTGAAGGCAAAATGCCCATTTATATTGCTCGCGAAGCCGTCCAAAAAGGCGTGCGCGTGGTGGTGGCTGCCTTAAAAGGCAATGCCAAGGAAGAAGATTTCAAAGGCATTGCTGAAGTCATCTGTAGTATACGCATGGGCCAACTGGGTGCCGGCATCAGTTTTTTCAAAAAGCATCAAGTATCTCGGGTGCTAATGGCCGGCCGTGTGCAACATACCTCTATTTTCAAAAACATAATGCCGGATTTGCGCGGGGCTAAATTTTTAGCCTCGCTCAAATCCATGCAGACTAAACATATTTTGTCGCGCGTTATCGAAGAATTTCAGAAGGAAGGCATAGAGTTTGTCAGCTCGGCTTCTTTTCTGGAACGGTTTATGCCCCCCAAGGGCACGCTGAGCCGTCGCACTCCTACCGAAGAAGAGCAAAAAGCCATTGCTTTTGGTTACAAAATTGCTAAGACCCTGTCCGGTTTAGACATCGGTTTGACGTGTGTAGTCAGCCAAAGCGCAGTCATTGCCGTGGAAGGCATGGAAGGGACGGACGCGTGCATTCGCCGTGCAGGCGAACTCTACAAAAAATCAGCTGAAAAAAAGAGTTGTATAGCCGTCGTCAAAGTGGCCCGCCCCGACCAAGATAATCGTTTTGATCTGCCGGTCATAGGCAAAGGCACCATTTCTTCTTTGCAAGAAAGCGGCCTTAAACTGCTGGCTTTTGAAGCGGACAAAACCCTTGTACTGGATTTAGAAGAAGTCATCAAAATAGCCGACCAAAATGGCATTTGTTTGACCGCTATTTAG
- the lpxA gene encoding acyl-ACP--UDP-N-acetylglucosamine O-acyltransferase: MSEAHIHPTAIIAPDAKIDPSTYIGPYTVIGPRVTIGKNNRIGPFCLIENTVMGDDNELIAHATIGVKPQDLSYDDSMQSMVQIGNGNKIRECVTIHRATNEQVPTIVGNSCLLMANSHVAHDCCLGNNIILGNCTGIAGHVHIADRVITSGMVGVHQFARIGRLAMLSGGTMAPQDIPPFCTAQGERARLVGLNVVGMRRAGMKREEIMAVQRAFKVLFRARLLLKDAIAQLEAQHPIPPVQEMLDFCKNSQRGITAAKRKINQADE; encoded by the coding sequence ATGTCTGAAGCACATATTCATCCCACCGCCATTATAGCACCGGATGCTAAAATAGATCCGTCCACCTATATTGGCCCTTACACGGTCATTGGTCCGCGGGTGACGATTGGCAAAAACAACCGCATTGGTCCTTTTTGCTTAATCGAAAATACCGTTATGGGCGATGACAATGAGCTTATTGCCCATGCTACCATCGGAGTCAAACCGCAAGACTTGTCTTACGACGATTCTATGCAAAGCATGGTGCAAATTGGCAATGGTAATAAGATCCGCGAATGTGTCACCATTCACCGTGCCACTAATGAACAGGTGCCCACGATTGTGGGAAATTCTTGTTTATTGATGGCCAATTCTCACGTAGCACATGATTGTTGCTTGGGAAATAATATCATTCTGGGTAATTGCACCGGTATCGCCGGGCACGTACATATTGCAGACCGCGTGATTACCTCCGGTATGGTCGGCGTACATCAATTTGCACGCATCGGCCGGTTGGCTATGCTTTCCGGCGGCACCATGGCTCCGCAAGATATCCCCCCCTTCTGCACCGCCCAAGGAGAACGGGCCCGTTTAGTTGGATTAAATGTGGTGGGGATGCGTCGTGCCGGCATGAAACGGGAAGAAATTATGGCCGTTCAACGTGCCTTTAAGGTATTATTCCGCGCCAGACTGTTACTCAAAGACGCTATCGCGCAGTTAGAAGCCCAACATCCTATTCCGCCTGTACAAGAGATGTTGGATTTCTGCAAGAACTCGCAACGCGGAATTACCGCTGCTAAACGTAAAATAAACCAAGCCGATGAATAA
- the fabZ gene encoding 3-hydroxyacyl-ACP dehydratase FabZ, which yields MKEKHPSLAPLLSAPAIRVLSKEDIQKNIPHRDPFLLVDEVRIIEEQKSCVGIKKVTGEEYFFKGHFPQKPIMPGVLILESISQSFGSAGMGHVSKGKEIPLFLGVEDAKFRGMVVPGDTLEMPVQFLRLGKLSRIYAEAYVNGKLCTQAYLTFILGENLHV from the coding sequence ATGAAAGAAAAACATCCGTCCTTAGCACCGTTGTTGTCCGCGCCGGCCATTAGGGTGTTAAGTAAAGAGGATATTCAGAAAAACATCCCACATCGGGATCCGTTTTTACTGGTAGATGAAGTACGCATTATTGAAGAGCAAAAATCTTGCGTAGGGATTAAGAAAGTAACGGGGGAAGAGTATTTTTTCAAAGGACATTTCCCGCAAAAACCGATTATGCCCGGCGTATTGATTTTGGAAAGTATTTCGCAATCGTTTGGCAGTGCGGGGATGGGGCACGTATCGAAAGGAAAAGAAATACCGCTCTTTCTAGGGGTAGAAGATGCGAAATTTAGGGGGATGGTTGTTCCGGGGGACACTTTAGAAATGCCCGTGCAATTTTTACGCCTTGGCAAGCTCTCGCGCATTTACGCGGAAGCGTACGTCAATGGCAAACTCTGCACGCAGGCATACCTGACGTTCATATTAGGAGAAAACTTGCATGTCTGA